In Deferribacteraceae bacterium V6Fe1, one genomic interval encodes:
- a CDS encoding glutamine--tRNA ligase/YqeY domain fusion protein: MSNPLPEKGNNFIEDIIIEDIKNNKNDGKVITRFPPEPNGYLHIGHVKSICLNFGLAEKFNGRCNLRFDDTNPEKESDEYVKSIIEDVKWLGFDYGEKEFYASDYFQQMYDYAIQLIKQGQAYVCHLTPEEMRRYRGTLTEPGKESPYRNRSIEENLELFEKMKNGEFEEGECVLRAKIDMSSPNLNMRDPVMYRISHAHHHRTKDKWCIYPMYDWAHGLEDSIEGVTHSICTLEFEDHRPLYDWFLDQIGVFHPQQIEFARLNLTYTVLSKRKLLKLVTEKYVTGWDDPRMPTVSGLRRRGFTPESLRDFAERIGVAKSNSIVEIELLEHCIREDLNKRAERRMVVIDPIRLVITNFPENKVDFMEAKNNPEDGDAGTRLIPFTKELFIQREDFMENPPQKYFRLAPGNEVRLLHGYYVTCTDFEKDENGNITTVYCTYDPESRGGWTNDGRKVKGTIHWVSANHCIDVKLNMYDRLFTKPNPDDVEEGEDFTANINPNSIQTLIAKGEPSLRETKPLDKFQFVRIGYFCTDYDSNDKLPIFNLTINLKDSWAKIQNKN; this comes from the coding sequence ATGTCAAATCCTTTGCCCGAAAAAGGTAACAATTTTATAGAAGATATTATAATTGAAGATATTAAAAATAACAAAAATGACGGTAAAGTAATCACAAGATTTCCGCCTGAACCAAACGGATATCTCCATATAGGGCACGTCAAATCAATCTGTCTCAATTTTGGTCTTGCTGAAAAATTCAATGGCAGATGTAATCTTAGGTTTGATGATACAAATCCCGAAAAAGAGAGTGATGAATACGTAAAATCTATTATTGAAGATGTAAAATGGCTTGGTTTTGATTACGGTGAAAAAGAATTTTATGCATCAGATTACTTTCAGCAGATGTATGATTATGCTATCCAGCTTATAAAACAAGGGCAGGCATATGTATGCCATTTAACACCTGAAGAGATGAGAAGATATCGAGGCACACTTACCGAGCCTGGGAAAGAGTCACCATATAGAAACAGAAGTATTGAAGAAAACCTTGAGCTTTTTGAAAAGATGAAAAATGGTGAATTTGAAGAGGGTGAATGCGTCTTGAGAGCCAAAATAGATATGAGTTCTCCTAATTTGAATATGCGTGACCCTGTAATGTATAGGATTTCTCACGCCCATCATCACAGGACTAAAGACAAATGGTGTATCTATCCGATGTATGATTGGGCTCACGGGCTTGAAGACTCTATCGAAGGGGTAACACACTCCATATGCACATTGGAATTTGAAGATCATAGACCTCTTTACGACTGGTTTTTAGACCAAATTGGAGTTTTCCACCCTCAACAGATAGAGTTTGCACGATTAAATCTTACTTACACTGTTTTAAGCAAAAGAAAACTTTTAAAGCTTGTAACGGAAAAATATGTAACCGGTTGGGATGATCCGAGGATGCCTACCGTATCGGGATTAAGAAGACGTGGCTTTACTCCTGAAAGTTTAAGAGATTTTGCTGAAAGAATTGGGGTGGCTAAAAGTAATAGTATTGTGGAAATTGAGCTTTTGGAGCACTGCATACGTGAAGATTTGAATAAAAGGGCAGAAAGAAGAATGGTGGTAATCGACCCTATTAGGCTTGTAATCACAAACTTCCCTGAAAATAAAGTCGACTTTATGGAGGCAAAAAATAACCCCGAAGATGGGGATGCTGGCACAAGACTTATCCCTTTCACAAAGGAGCTTTTCATACAAAGGGAAGATTTTATGGAAAACCCGCCCCAAAAATATTTCAGGCTTGCTCCTGGCAATGAGGTAAGACTGCTTCACGGCTATTACGTAACATGCACAGATTTTGAAAAAGATGAAAACGGTAATATCACAACCGTTTACTGCACATATGACCCTGAAAGTCGAGGGGGATGGACAAACGATGGCAGAAAAGTAAAGGGCACAATTCATTGGGTATCCGCTAACCATTGTATTGACGTCAAATTAAATATGTATGACAGGCTTTTCACAAAACCAAACCCTGACGATGTAGAGGAAGGGGAAGATTTTACTGCCAACATTAATCCTAACTCTATACAGACACTCATCGCCAAAGGTGAGCCATCTTTGAGGGAAACAAAGCCTCTTGATAAATTTCAATTTGTAAGGATAGGTTATTTTTGTACTGATTATGATTCAAATGATAAACTGCCCATA